A stretch of the Polypterus senegalus isolate Bchr_013 unplaced genomic scaffold, ASM1683550v1 scaffold_9199, whole genome shotgun sequence genome encodes the following:
- the LOC120520070 gene encoding olfactory receptor 24-like: MPNATVAVSEFVLHCAIEKDKMTFTIAALALIYMVTLVGNLLVIVVIIINPHLQSPMFFYIGTLAAIDVVNSTNLIPRMLAILTFNANTVPYGPCLLQLSVVYHLGVTEGLLLSVMACDRYVAVVYPLRYPSIVTNKTVCISIFLVNVIAAAILTPYMVFATELSFCHTNVLPYCFCDFVTMVHISCTVDPRHLTLLSSTTIITGIGVQLSAEAYNVLVIIAIMVPPMMNPIIYSFRNKEIKGSIYRLWTGKRTTPDSH; encoded by the exons ATGCCTAACGCCACGGTCGCCGTGTCTGAGTTTGTTCTGCACTGCGCAATTGAAAAGGACAAGATGACTTTTACCATTGCTGCTCTTGCCCTCATCTATATGGTGACACTTGTAGGAAATCTGCTAGTAATTGTGGTCATAATAATAAATCCACATCTTCAGAGCCCCATGTTTTTCTACATCGGCACCTTAGCAGCGATTGATGTGGTGAACAGCACCAACCTCATCCCTCGAATGCTGGCCATCCTCACGTTCAATGCCAACACTGTCCCTTATGGGCCCTGCTTGCTTCAGCTCTCAGTGGTGTACCACCTTGGGGTTACAGAAGGCCTTCTTTTGTCTGTTATGGCATGTGACCGCTATGTCGCTGTCGTGTACCCCCTAAGGTACCCTTCTATTGTTACAAATAAGACGGTCTGCATCAGCATCTTCCTGGTGAATGTTATTGCTGCTGCCATCCTCACCCCCTACATGGTTTTTGCTACAGAGCTTTCATTTTGCCACACCAACGTCCTACCTTACTGTTTCTGTGATTTTGTTACAATGGTTCATATTTCTTGTACAGTTGACCCCAGGCACCTCACTCTTTTGTCCAGCACCACAATAATCACAG GAATTGGAGTGCAGCTGTCTGCAGAAGCTTACAATGTGCTGGTCATCATAGCCATTATGGTGCCCCCCATGATGAATCCTATCATCTACAGCTTCAGGAACAAGGAGATCAAGGGGAGCATTTATAGACTGTGGACGGGGAAGAGAACAACCCCAGATAGCCATTAA